The DNA segment TTATTTCAAAAGATTGAAATAAATCGCTATTTGAGTTTTCATTCAGAATATTTCCAAAAATAAATTTGATTTTCCCTTCTCCGACGATACGATCCGCATTAAGTTTCGCCAGAGTAAGCGCTTTTTCGCTTATATCAAGCGCTGTGATTGAATAAGGTATGTTATATTTTTCTAAATAGAAAGCGATGGAAACGCACAAAGCTCCGCTTCCTGTACCAACATCTAAGATATGAACTATTCCATTCCCTCTATGTTTACATAACTCCAATGTTTTTTCTACCAGCAATTCCGTATCAGGCCGTGGGATCAGTACATTGGCATTCACTTCAAAAGTCAGCCCCATAAATTCCGCCGTTCCGATAATATATTGCAAGGGTTCGTGATTAATACGCCTTAGAAGAAGGGACTTAAACTCCTCCAATTCCTTTTTGCCCATCGGACGGTCATAATTTGCATAGAGGTCAATGCGCTTGCAGTTCAGTGTATGGCATAAAAGCCATTCTACATTTAGCCGAGGATTATCGAATTGTTTTTCCGATAAGTAATGCATCGACCAGTCAAGAAGTTCACTCACATTCCAGTCTTTTTTTACTGCTGCAACGGTCATGTCTAAACGCTCTCCGCTCTATTTTTTTCATCTTGACCGATAATCTGATCAAAATAATAGACCAGTACACCCGACTCGCTAATTTGTAACCTTGCTAGACCCAAAGATGTAAATTGATTCAACGCATTATTCGCATCAATAACGCTCATATTCAGTTCTGTAGTTGTTTCAACGACAGTCAATTTTCCTCCGAGTTTTTTAGCTAACTCTAGAACGGAATCTTGAATCCACGCATCATACGCCGTTTTTTCAAGTCGGTGAATTTTAACTAATTTCCTAATTAGTAATACTACGAAAACCGCCGGCAATATACCGGCACAAAATCCGCTCCCAATCAAAACCCCAAGGGTTGTTTTACCTGAAGCCGGATCATCTTGAGTTACATAGTTTCCCGTCATAATATCGCCGGTCAGCGCCGCAATAAAAAACACTGCAAACGCGGCTAATGGAATTATCGTGACCCATATAAGAAATTTTTGAGCTGTATTTGAGGACGGTTTTCCGGAGCGGGTCATGTCGGTTGTTTTATTAATAGAATTTATAGAAATGATGAACGGGTCCGTGGCCTTTCCCGATTGAATATGAGTGTGCGATCGCGCCTGTAATATATTTCTTTGAAAATTTTACAGCTTCTAAAGTTGGGTATCCTTTTGCGAGATAGGCGGCGATGGCCGCGCTAAATGTGCAGCCGGTCCCATGCGTATTTTTTGTTCGGTAACGTTTACTGAACATATGATGAATTTTTTTGCCGTCATAAAATACATCTACTGC comes from the bacterium genome and includes:
- the prmC gene encoding peptide chain release factor N(5)-glutamine methyltransferase, yielding MTVAAVKKDWNVSELLDWSMHYLSEKQFDNPRLNVEWLLCHTLNCKRIDLYANYDRPMGKKELEEFKSLLLRRINHEPLQYIIGTAEFMGLTFEVNANVLIPRPDTELLVEKTLELCKHRGNGIVHILDVGTGSGALCVSIAFYLEKYNIPYSITALDISEKALTLAKLNADRIVGEGKIKFIFGNILNENSNSDLFQSFEIIVSNPPYISDQEFALLPNEVKDHEPEAALKADATGLVFYKHVARAAKSFFRSNLTKKHVIFEVGYNQSEDVKKILEENGFETEVYKDCHQIDRVVCGNLKTEN